One genomic segment of Triplophysa rosa linkage group LG22, Trosa_1v2, whole genome shotgun sequence includes these proteins:
- the kdm6bb gene encoding lysine (K)-specific demethylase 6B, b, translating to MYHIAEQYSGRNSWDSFPSSGPNRASWAPGNNQHWAPHSSGGTYQSQSQNYTAGRNYPNKTYNNRPPGFNRDRPHTHPRDRGIEKEQRVPRGCGPMQNKYHNPGCPPHLSSSNNHGCQPYRFGGLHQQQHPTGRPSQPQGEKYTQSAKSRTFQGPSLKRPAPSHNVSPSLRDSSPSRDDCPNKRNRSINSHQNFHQREKYFINRPTPSHPPRQWSPAYKSSMPWTEKRSSPSHFQESHHSIMRDYNYRPYSLPSLSNSGYGQGLHGKKPAKQGPPHHPVRDHPGPHPREAKGGWDFPSPANLTSMPYSQQHQLPPPQRHTSPSGSPTTLLPQPRLNTAQPDWKTHSRSGKHGSSEIGRSPSNLESQESVGGDRKRLSRQRSPVQSHSSADDRASGPTGREWRSPETGLKKDSDSEATTSVKSQRVQRSEMKKSRHSKHQSIHESSLSRLETELLKHIKAKRRHRERMRRKERKEEEELIDARERMEKRLEKKKKVREGRKGHEKKNTHQNERKLVQMKRRAKEKHADRKSEMPTKKSASPDLGISNPSDSETLMSEPSSLHLKRREEGKKISRHTSWFIPTSSSPPANNNHCSPSHSIQETHLKTLEDDDQSNCSEPNHVDSVHTNLDKDGSTQTRPDEQKNCRGHPANSKEGVHCAPDLLPAHCSYSEELLRLDPPTSPPVLSWQGSPVSDLDEDVEDDNQEGIIGVLRRPVLQPSPTHSSPLRDTVDTSTEIDYCHSDLAKLYGLPEPSKAMEVEEEDDEKQEGDQKDGSPDASSSQLNKPHLHQMDTSPNSAMGGHRYTYRGGPFGRPPPGALIGVKYSSSLSLGPAIHPPDQQSPPSTSPTKDIQNQVTPLIEEYKEMKTEGEEHEKEVTDEEQKEKEEEREMQKVYEYMEVYANESAKQPTCTSLVEKKPLSPATLQAKLAHSCELLLNLTSSPVSVAKRKAVKVSGSSSKKKETNQNRIRKRDRVRTQKRKANGENQEKGQEIQTQKETETSSTHTLCSDGSDKQSMKIRVKQVIPESQQNDKNKPEAEPEGKDKEKQTIVINKSMNVDTVNAGTTSHMASPITSTQTSCPITASGRSPLLVRVNLLEPNALSKIPLKDLKIRVIKLKCGDRKTFITSEMEQKSIPLNAITIRNNATEIIQACKAANIKAKFRESYLLPALSVKPNLSSETPIEKLNPPTPSIYLESKRDAFSPVLLQFCTDSKNAVTVIRGLAGSLRLNLGLFSTKSLVEANAEHTVEVRTQVQQPADENWNHTGSSQTWPCESSRSHTTIAKYAQYQASSFQESLQEEKDSEDEDMEEKSEKKNATKSNPQVTIGTSTASLEQKTVGKIIKFGTNIDLSDPKRWKAQMQELLKLPAFMRVSSSGNMLSHVGHTILGMNTVQLYMKVPGSRTPGHQENNNFCSVNINIGPGDCEWFAVHEHYWKAISDFCEKHGVDYLTGSWWPVLEDLYRSNIPVYRFIQRPGDLVWINAGTVHWVQAVGWCNNIAWNVGPLNAYQYQLALERFEWNEIKKVKSIVPMIHVSWNVARTIKITDPNTFKMIKHCLLQSIKHIQILRDQLVSAGKKICYQSRVKDEPAYYCNECDLEVFNLLFVTSENSSRKTYVVHCEDCARIRNPSLTGLVVLEQCRIDELMNTYDNFTLAPVPSCR from the exons ATGTATCACATAGCAGAGCAGTATTCTGGACGTAACTCGTGGGACTCCTTCCCCTCTTCTGGGCCCAACCGAGCATCATGGGCCCCAGGCAACAACCAACACTGGGCCCCCCACTCCAG TGGAGGGACCTATCAATCCCAATCACAAAACTACACCGCAGGAAGAAACTACCCAAACAAAACATATAACAACAG ACCTCCAGGTTTCAACAGGGACAGGCCCCACACTCACCCCAGAGACAGAGGCATCGAAAAGGAGCAGAGGGTCCCGCGGGGCTGCGGACCAATGCAGAACAAATATCACAACCCTGGGTGTCCACCACACCTCTCTAGCAGCAACAATCACGGTTGCCAGCCATATAGG TTTGGGGGTCTGCACCAGCAGCAGCATCCCACCGGGCGCCCCTCGCAACCCCAAGGAGAGAAATATACACAATCGGCTAAGTCCAGGACTTTCCAAGGGCCTTCTCTCAAACGGCCAGCACCTTCtcacaatgtctcaccctccctCCGTGACTCATCCCCGTCACGAGATGACTGTCCCAACAAGAGGAATAGAAGCATCAACTCGCACCAG AATTTCCACCAGAGAGAGAAATATTTCATCAACCGCCCAACTCCATCACATCCACCTCGGCAGTGGAGTCCAGCGTACAAAAGCTCAATGCCCTGGACTGAGAAGAGATCCTCCCCCTCCCACTTTCAG GAGTCCCATCATTCCATCATGAGAGATTACAACTACAGACCCTATTCCCTCCCATCACTGTCCAACAGTGGGTACGGCCAGGGCCTCCATGGTAAGAAACCCGCCAAACAGGGGCCACCTCATCATCCAGTCCGAGACCATCCAGGCCCTCATCCCCGTGAGGCCAAAGGGGGCTGGGATTTCCCATCACCAGCAAACCTCACCAGTATGCCTTACAGTCAGCAGCACCAGCTTCCTCCACCACAAAGGCACACCAGCCCCTCAGGCAGTCCAACCACCTTATTACCTCAGCCCAGATTAAACACAGCACAGCCTGACTGGAAAACACATAGCCGCTCTGGAAAACACGGCAGCAGT gAGATTGGGCGTTCCCCCTCTAACCTGGAATCCCAGGAGTCGGTGGGTGGGGACAGAAAGCGACTCAGCCGTCAACGGAGTCCTGTTCAGTCGCACAGCAGTGCAGATGATAGAGCGAGCGGTCCAACTGGGAGAGAATGGAGGAGTCCAGAGACTGGATTAAAGAAAGATTCAGATTCTGAGGCTACCACCTCAGTCAAGAGCCAAAGGGTGCAGAGGTCAGAAATGAAAAAGAGCAGACACTCTAAACACCAGTCCATCCATGAGAGCTCCCTCAGCAGGCTGGAAACTGAACTCCTGAAACACATTAAGGCCAAGAGGAGGCACAGGGAGCGTATGAGGAGGAAGGAGAGAAAAGAGGAGGAAGAGCTGATAGATGCAAGGGAACGGATGGAGAAAAGActagagaaaaagaaaaaggtgaGGGAAGGAAGAAAGGgacatgaaaagaaaaacacacatcaaaatGAGAGGAAGTTGGTTCAGATGAAAAGAAGAGCAAAAGAGAAACATGCAGACAGAAAGAGTGAGATGCCCACTAAGAAATCAGCATCTCCTGATTTAGGAATATCAAACCCTAGTGATTCTGAAACTTTAATGTCCGAACCATCGTCACTTCATCTCAAACGCAGAGAGGAAGGGAAAAAAATCTCTCGACATACCTCATGGTTCATCCCAACCTCTTCATCTCCTCCTGCCAATAACAACCATTGTTCTCCTAGCCACTCAATCCAAGAAACCCATCTTAAAACTTTGGAAGATGACGACCAGTCAAATTGTTCTGAACCTAACCATGTAGACAGTGTGCACACAAATTTAGATAAAGATGGCTCGACACAAACTCGTCCAGATGAGCAGAAGAATTGTAGAGGACATCCCGCCAACAGCAAGGAGGGTGTCCACTGTGCTCCAGATCTCCTCCCGGCTCACTGCAGTTATAGTGAGGAGCTCCTAAGGTTGGACCCACCAACAAGCCCACCTGTTCTAAGCTGGCAGGGCTCACCGGTGTCAGACCTGGATGAAGATGTTGAAGATGACAACCAGGAAGGAATCATTGGAGTGCTGAGGAGACCAGTACTACAGCCTAGTCCAACACACTCATCGCCACTCAGAGACACAGTGGACACCAGCACCGAGATTGACTACTGCCACAGTGATCTGGCCAAGCTGTATGGTCTTCCTGAGCCCTCAAAGGCAATGGAGGTTGAGGAAGAAGATGATGAAAAGCAAGAAGGTGATCAGAAAGATGGCAGTCCTGATGCATCTAGCTCTCAGCTCAACAAGCCACACCTCCACCAAATGGACACGTCACCAAACTCAGCCATGGGCGGCCATAGGTACACCTACAGGGGCGGGCCATTTGGTCGGCCACCGCCTGGTGCTTTAATAGGTGTGAAGTACTCATCATCTCTGTCCTTGGGTCCAGCGATCCACCCTCCAGACCAGCAAAGTCCACCTTCCACATCTCCAACCAAGGATATCCAAAATCAGGTCACGCCTCTCATTGAGGaatacaaagaaatgaaaactgAGGGAGAAGAGCATGAAAAAGAGGTAACAGACGaagaacagaaagaaaaagaggaggagagagagatgcaaAAAGTGTATGAATATATGGAGGTCTACGCAAATGAATCAGCTAAGCAACCAACCTGCACATCACTAGTGGAGAAGAAACCTCTGTCTCCCGCCACCCTGCAGGCTAAACTTGCTCACAGCTGCGAGCTTCTGCTCAATCTAACCTCCAGCCCTGTGTCAGTAGCAAAGCGGAAAGCTGTGAAAGTAAGTGGGTCCTCGTCcaagaagaaagaaacaaaccaaaataggaTCAGAAAGCGAGACCGTGTGAGAACTCAAAAAAGGAAAGCAAATGGAGAAAATCAGGAAAAGGGACAAGAGATTCAAACGCAAAAGGAGACAGAGACGTCATCGACACATACCTTGTGCTCTGACGGTTCAGATAAGCAATCAATGAAGATCAGAGTCAAACAGGTCATCCCAGAAAGCCAACAAAATGACAAGAATAAGCCAGAAGCAGAACCAGaaggaaaagacaaagaaaaacagacaattgTTATTAACAAGAGCATGAATGTTGACACAGTAAATGCAGGTACAACAAGCCATATGGCATCTCCCATAACCAGCACGCAAACCTCCTGTCCTATAACTGCATCTGGCAGATCTCCACTGCTGGTTCGCGTCAATCTTCTTGAGCCAAATGCGTTATCTAAGATTCCTTTGAAAGATCTGAAGATCAGAGTGATCAAGTTAAAGTGTGGAGATCGAAAGACTTTCATCACGTCTGAGATGGAGCAAAAGAGCATCCCCCTGAACGCCATCACCATTAGAAACAACGCAACTGAGATCATACAGGCCTGCAA AGCGGCAAACATTAAGGCCAAGTTTCGGGAGTCGTACCTGCTGCCTGCTTTGTCAGTGAAGCCCAATCTCTCCAGCGAGACCCCCATTGAGAAACTCAACCCTCCCACACCAAGCATTTAT CTGGAGAGTAAGAGAGATGCATTCTCTCCTGTACTGCTGCAGTTTTGCACAGACTCTAAGAATGCTGTAACTGTCATTAGAGGACTGGCTGGATCTCTTCGTCTTA ATCTGGGTCTGTTTTCCACTAAATCCCTGGTAGAAGCTAATGCAGAGCACACAGTGGAAGTGAGAACtcaggtgcagcagccggcagaTGAGAACTGGAACCACACCGGATCCTCCCAGACGTGGCCCTGCGAGAGCAGCAGATCTCACACCACCATCGCTAAATATGCCCAGTACCAAGCGTCTAGCTTCCAGGAGAGCTTACAG GAAGAAAAGGACAGTGAAGATGAGGATATGGAAGAGAAATCGGAGAAGAAAAATGCGACAAAATCCAACCCACAGGTCACCATAGGGACATCCACAGCAAG CTTAGAGCAGAAAACTGTTGGAAAAATCATCAAGTTTGGAACCAACATTGACTTGTCTGACCCCAAGAG GTGGAAGGCGCAAATGCAGGAGTTGTTGAAGTTACCAGCGTTCATGCGTGTGTCCTCCAGTGGAAACATGCTGAGTCATGTTGGTCACACTATACTGGGCATGAACACAGTACAGCTTTATATGAAAGTCCCTGGCAGCCGCACCCCAG GACATCAGGAGAATAATAACTTTTGCTCTGTAAATATCAATATTGGCCCTGGAGACTGTGAGTGGTTTGCTGTCCATGAACACTACTGGAAAGCCATCAGTGACTTCTGTGAAAA GCATGGCGTGGACTATCTGACGGGCTCGTGGTGGCCAGTTCTGGAGGATCTTTATCGGTCGAACATCCCTGTTTATCGGTTCATTCAGCGACCCGGTGACCTCGTGTGGATCAACGCTGGCACCGTGCACTGGGTTCAGGCTGTGGGCTGGTGCAACAACATCGCATGGAATGTGGGCCCTTTAAATG CCTATCAATACCAGCTGGCTCTTGAGCGCTTTGAGTGGAATGAGATTAAGAAAGTCAAATCGATCGTCCCCATGATTCATGTGTCCTGGAACGTCGCCCGCACAATTAAAATCACAGACCCAAACACATTCAAGATGATAAA ACATTGTCTCCTTCAGTCCATCAAACACATTCAGATTTTGAGGGACCAGCTGGTGTCTGCAGGGAAGAAGATCTGCTATCAGAGCAGGGTGAAGGACGAGCCAGCGTACTACTGCAACGAATGCGAC CTGGAGGTGTTTAACCTGCTGTTCGTGACCAGTGAGAACAGTAGCAGGAAGACTTACGTGGTTCACTGTGAGGACTGCGCTCGGATTCGGAACCCCAGTCTGACAGGGCTTGTGGTGCTGGAACAGTGCCGCATAGATGAGCTGATGAACACGTATGATAACTTCACCCTG GCTCCAGTTCCGAGCTGTAGGTGA
- the tmem88a gene encoding transmembrane protein 88a isoform X1 has protein sequence MIFTSQKLDSLPISPNWRTPDQQMNGNMSLSRNGTLEKPVAQQPSVDRGEFESLHPRLQHTGSMSSSSPANASSSGVVVPPPYSIAGSVANDSTLELRGSLDCWACSVLVTAQNLIIATLNIGLAAIIFGLILLPSLIMVLFGFLCHSTVQRNGTSIYCSNLLDDGGCVALLVVGFLLLAPLLVLALAAYCRMARHLQLGLCFIPYSRAVYKNLPASRHRGIGGCCGQQGAGESEGKGSVWV, from the exons ATGATTTTCACCAGCCAAAAACTGGATTCACTCCCGATATCACCCAACTGGAGAACACCCGACCAGCAGATGAACGGAAATATGAGTCTTTCTCGGAACGGGACCCTGGAGAAACCTGTTGCCCAGCAGCCTTCCGTTGACCGGGGGGAGTTTGAATCCCTTCACCCCCGTCTCCAACACACCGGCTCCATGTCCTCAAGCAGTCCAGCAAATGCGTCCAGCTCCGGGGTGGTGGTTCCTCCTCCGTACTCGATAGCGGGCAGTGTGGCAAACGATTCTACTCTGGAGCTGAGAGGCTCTTTAGACTGTTGGGCTTGTTCTGTTCTGGTGACAGCTCAGAATCTGATCATCGCTACCCTCAACATTGGTCTGGCTGCAATTATCTTCGGCCTCATCCTCTTGCCGTCGCTGATTATGGTCCTTTTTGGCTTCCTTTGCCATTCGACA GTTCAGCGCAACGGCACTTCCATCTACTGTTCAAATCTCTTGGATGATGGAGGCTGTGTGGCTTTGCTGGTTGTGGGCTTCCTGCTACTGGCTCCGCTGTTGGTTCTAGCTCTCGCTGCTTACTGCAGGATGGCACGGCATCTCCAGCTGGGCCTGTGTTTCATACCATACAGCCGTGCCGTCTACAAGAACCTGCCTGCGTCACGTCATCGAGGCATAGGAGGCTGCTGCGGCCAACAGGGGGCCGGAGAGAGTGAGGGAAAGGGAAGCGTTTGGGTCTGA
- the tmem88a gene encoding transmembrane protein 88a isoform X2: MNGNMSLSRNGTLEKPVAQQPSVDRGEFESLHPRLQHTGSMSSSSPANASSSGVVVPPPYSIAGSVANDSTLELRGSLDCWACSVLVTAQNLIIATLNIGLAAIIFGLILLPSLIMVLFGFLCHSTVQRNGTSIYCSNLLDDGGCVALLVVGFLLLAPLLVLALAAYCRMARHLQLGLCFIPYSRAVYKNLPASRHRGIGGCCGQQGAGESEGKGSVWV, encoded by the exons ATGAACGGAAATATGAGTCTTTCTCGGAACGGGACCCTGGAGAAACCTGTTGCCCAGCAGCCTTCCGTTGACCGGGGGGAGTTTGAATCCCTTCACCCCCGTCTCCAACACACCGGCTCCATGTCCTCAAGCAGTCCAGCAAATGCGTCCAGCTCCGGGGTGGTGGTTCCTCCTCCGTACTCGATAGCGGGCAGTGTGGCAAACGATTCTACTCTGGAGCTGAGAGGCTCTTTAGACTGTTGGGCTTGTTCTGTTCTGGTGACAGCTCAGAATCTGATCATCGCTACCCTCAACATTGGTCTGGCTGCAATTATCTTCGGCCTCATCCTCTTGCCGTCGCTGATTATGGTCCTTTTTGGCTTCCTTTGCCATTCGACA GTTCAGCGCAACGGCACTTCCATCTACTGTTCAAATCTCTTGGATGATGGAGGCTGTGTGGCTTTGCTGGTTGTGGGCTTCCTGCTACTGGCTCCGCTGTTGGTTCTAGCTCTCGCTGCTTACTGCAGGATGGCACGGCATCTCCAGCTGGGCCTGTGTTTCATACCATACAGCCGTGCCGTCTACAAGAACCTGCCTGCGTCACGTCATCGAGGCATAGGAGGCTGCTGCGGCCAACAGGGGGCCGGAGAGAGTGAGGGAAAGGGAAGCGTTTGGGTCTGA